Below is a window of Chitinispirillales bacterium ANBcel5 DNA.
TCCAGGTTTACTTTATATGTTGCAAAACTCACTTATATAAGTCATTTTAGCTCATTAACACGGAATAAGTATTGCTATATCATTGTATAAACATCTAATTTAAGTGTTAGGGCAATTTAAAACAGACCGGAGGGCTTTCTATGGTAGACGATATTCTTGATCAGATTCAATCGGAACATAAAATCATTCAAAATATTTTCGAACTGATTCTTGAAGAACCGATAAAAGATCAGCAGCAACAAAGTAATCTCTTTTCAGTTCTCAAAAAAAATTTGTTACCTCACATTAAAAGTGAAGAGAAGCTTTTTTACCCTCTCCTCACAGAACACAGCGACACCAAAGAAACGGCTTTGGAGGCACTTGAAGAGCACCGTGTAGCAGAAATGGTCTTGAAGGAGCTTGAACAAATGAGTCCTTCAGATGAGAGATGGATTGCAAAACTTACAGTACTAAGTGAATTTGTTAATCACCATATTGAAGAGAAAGAGGATGCGGTGTTTAAAGGTGCCAGAGACATAATACCTCAGGAGGAACGAATAAATATGCTTCAATCATTTGCAGAAAGTGAAGAATCAATGAAATCTACAATGTAAAACAAAGCCAGATATTTACATCACTGCCAATATAATTCCGCGATGGGCGAAATTGAAGTTATCATGTGGATCCAGGTGCGAAGCCTATTGGACCATTTCAGCCTTGGACAGCTTTTTTTCCTGCTGCTCTCAGCTCCCCTACCTTCTTTCTGTTACTGTACCACCATCCCTTCCCCTTTCAGCTACCCGGTATGAGTACCAAAATATTCCAGCAGCTCCTCCACGTATCAATCCAATCCGGGGTAAAAGAAAATAGAGATCAAAATTTTCTGGAATAGATGGAATAAGTCCGGATGCAGGTTGGGCCGGAGGTGGAAATACCAGAAAGCGTGAAAAACTGCTGCAAAAAGTTGTGTAATTACAACTCTTTTTTGGACTCCTAAGTCACTTAGAAATGAATATCACGACTCTTTTGAGGCTACCAAGGGGAGTGTATATTTTTTTGTGTAAATGGTTCTTTCGGTGATCACCCTAAAACGCCCTATTTCTCTTATCCCTACCCACTAAAAGCAGATAACCACAAATACAACCCAGGCCCAGGAGTAGCCATAACGTGCCCCTACTCCTGGGGTGAACAGTACCGATCCGCTTTCAACGGATGAAAGTTTCCAAAGAAAATTTGGACCCTACCCGGGCAAACCATAAAAAAAACCTTGTCGGGGTGGTGGAGAAAATGACCGAATACTGCGGGTCTGCTCAATCTCTTTTTCCTTTTTTTATAGGATAAGGGAAAAAAAATGGTGCAAAACTTACGCCAATTCGTACATAAAAATAGGAAGTTGGTGTGATATGTTTAAGAGAAAAGCATCCCTGCAAACATTTGACATCACCCTTTTCAGTTTGTATCATTATATTATATTTAATGACTGAAATATTTGCTGTACTCCACAGGAACCAGCTCAGTAACCTACCTGTTTTCATAACTCTGGAGCTCTATTGCATGCCTAATAAGACTAATCCATTACTGATTAATGATCCTCACTGGTATAGAGAAGCCGTTATCTATCAACTTCATGTGAAAGCATTTTCAGATCAAAATGGTGACGGAATTGGTGATTTTCCTGGTTTAACCCAAAAATTGGACTACATACAATCCCTTGGTGTAACCGCTATCTGGATACTTCCATTTTACCCCTCACCATTACGTGATGATGGTTACGATATCGCCGATTACACCAATGTGCACCCCTCTTATGGTACAATGAGAGATTTTAAGATCTTCCTAAAAGCCGCACACAAACGTGGTCTGCGAGTGATCACCGAGCTTGTTTTAAACCATACCTCCGATCAGCATGAATGGTTTAAGAAGAGTCGTCACGCTCCACCTGGTTCGTACTGGAGGGATTTTTATGTATGGAGTGATACGGCCGAGAAGTACAAAGATGCCCGCATAATTTTTAAGGATTTTGAAAGTTCTAACTGGAGCTGGGACTCAACTGCACAGGCATATTTCTGGCATCGCTTCTACTCCCATCAGCCCGATCTCAATTACGACAACCCCGCAGTTCACCAGGAGATGCTTCGGGTGATCGATTTTTGGTTTGACCTGGGCGTGGATGGTATGCGCCTTGATGCTGTTCCCTATCTTTATGAAAGAGATGGTACCAATTGTGAAAACCTTCCCGAAACTTTTGAGTTTTTAAAAAAGATTCGGGCACATATCGATTCAAGATACAATGATAAAATGCTTTTAGCTGAAGCTAACCAGTGGCCCGAGGATGCAGCCAAGTACTTCGGCACCGGAGATATGTGCCATATGGCGTTTCATTTTCCTATAATGCCCCGAATGTTTATGGCGCTGCAGATGGAGGACTGGTTTCCGCTGGTAGACATAATGGAGCAGACAAAACCGATCCCACAACCATGCCAGTGGGCAATATTCTTACGAAATCACGATGAATTGACTCTTGAAATGGTCACTGATGAAGAACGTGACTACATGTATCGCTGTTACGCTAATGATCCCACAGCAAGAATTAATCTTGGCATACGACGTCGCCTTGCCCCTCTTCTAAGAAACAGTCGCAGACGCATAGAGATAATGAACATCCTTCTATTCTCCATGCCAGGTACACCAATTGTCTATTATGGTGATGAAATCGGTATGGGTGATAATCATTACCTTGGAGATCGAAACGGCGTTCGAACCCCAATGCAGTGGAATGCAGATCGAAATGCCGGATTTTCTCTTGCAAACCCCCAACGCCTCTATCTGCCTGTTATAATTGATCCTGAGTACCACTATGAAGCCCTCAACGTAGAAACACAGGAGCAGAATACTTCATCTTTACTATGGTGGATGAAGCGAGTTATCTCCATGCGACGCAAATACAAGGCTTTTGCCACAGGTGAAACTGAATTTATTAAATCAGATAATGCTAATGTTTTAACATTCACACGCAAAACAGAATCAGAAACAATACTGGTTATTGTAAACCTGTCACGGTTTTCTCAGGCAGTATCTCTTGATTTAACTGAATACACCGGGTATGTTCCTGTAGATGTATTTAGCGGAAACCGTTTTCCTGCGATTCGCGATTCAAATTACATTGTAACCATGGGTTTCCATGATTATTTCTGGTTTGTACTCGAAAAAGAGGAAAAGTTTGAGAAACTTGGCCGTAAGTACACCCTCCCGGAATTCACAATAAATAAATGCTGGACTGAGCTTTTTAACGGACATCAGGCTGCAATGATCGAAAAGCATATATTGCCCTCATACCTGCAGGCCAGAAAAACTGCCGGCTGCAAGCACTTACCAGTACTGGAGGCGCGAATAACCGAACAGTTCATCTCCGAAAACGGCGAGGGTAAATTGCTTTTGTTATTTATTTTGGTTAAGTATCCTAAAGGTGTTAATAATCTTATCTTACTGCCTCTGAGCGCGTGTTCAGCAGATTCTATCGAATCTGCTGTTCAGGGTAATACGGGTATGATTGTTGCCAAATTCGGTGGTGATAAATCTGGTTATATATATGACTGTGCCTTTGATCAAAGGCTCCATCAGCTTTTTTTCAAACTTATGACTTCTCCACGCCGTCTCCAGGGATTAAATGGTTTCATAACAGGACATAACAGTGGTGAACGCCAACTTAAATCCAAAATTAAAGATCTCAATGGAGCCGTTGAAGTAATTAAAACAGGCCCCAACAATTCTTCCTTCAGTTACAATGACATGTTCCATTTCAGACTGTATCGTCAACTTGATGAAGGTATCAGGCCTGATGTGGAGATAACCAGATTTCTTTCCCAAAAAACTGGTAGAATATCTCCTATCCCTTCCTTTATGGGAGCACTCGAGTACAGGGGTGATAAACACTACATTGTAATAGGAGTCTTAAGCAAGTATGTCAGCAATACCGGTACTGCGTGGTCGCTCTCTCTTGATGCAGCAGTGAACTTTTTTGAATCCATAATCGCTCAAAAAATACATTCACGTCAACCACCACCAGTTAATTATTCACTACTGGACGCAAATCCCTCTGCTGCGCCACAGCATATCGATGATCTAATTGGCGCTTTCAGTCATAAAGTTCGGCTTATGGGTACCAGAACCGCGGAGCTTCATCTTGCACTGGCATCGGAAAAAAGTGACCCTAGCTATTGTCCCGAACCTTTTACTTTTCTGTATCAGCGATCACTTTATCAGTCTATGAGAACTACCTCGAGAAGGATAATTACTCAGTTGCGAAAGAAACTACACTCTCTACCTGAGTCTTTAAGTGTTCATGCTAAAATAATTACAGATAACGAACGCCTTATTTTGCAGCTATTTGAGCTTCTTTTAACAATGAGACCCTCTTCAAGCAAAACCAGAATTCATGGGGACTACAGACTCGACCAGCTGCTTCATATAGGAAACGATTTTGTAATCAAAGATTTCGCTGGTCAAGCACATACAGCTCTGAGTGAAAGACGTCTTAAACGCTCACCATTAAGGGATGTGGCAGGAGTAATCAACTCTTTCCATTGTGTCGCGCTTACAGCACTTTACCGTTCACAAAAAATGCTTCCTGTTGCACAGGATAATCTTCATCGCTGGGCAGATCTGTGGACAGTTCATATGGTAAACCTTTTCCTCGACTCCTATCTCGAAAAAATAGGGGAATCATCAATACTTCCTTCGAGAAAAGATGAACTCTCACGGCTGCTTAAGTTATTTCTGGTTGAGAAATCATTAACTGAACTGGACCGGGCACTCAGATCAGATGAGAGTGAACTGGCAGTTGCAATACGAGCAGTGACAACTGCCATTAACACAGAGACAAACGTACATTCTTTAACCGGTTCCTGAAAGAACTAAAGGAGTTTAAATGTATACCAGAGGAAGTGGCGTACTAATGCACATCACATCACTACCTTCAATCCATGGTATCGGAGACCTTGGACCTCAAGCGTACAGGTTTGCTGATTACCTTAGTGATGTTAAACAAAAGTACTGGCAAATGCTCCCGCTCAATGCAGGAAACCCCACTAATGGTGAATCCCCCTACTTTAGCAGCTCAGCTTTTGCAGGAAATCCGCTGCTGATAAGTCTGGAACTGCTTGCCAGTGAGGGGCTATTGGATGATAAAGAGATATCGCCAATAAAGTGTGATGATGAAAGCAAAATTTCTTTTGAAGAGGTACGTTCTTTTAAATTTCCCCTTCTGGACAAAGCTTATTTAAATTGGCAAGAGTCTAAAAAGCAGAAAGCTGAGTTCTACTCTTTCTGCAACGATAACTCTCATTGGCTCGACAACTATGCCCTCTTCATAATTATCGGCGAAAAAATGGGAACATACACCTGGCATAAGTGGCCCAGGCCACTACGGGATAGAGAATCCAAAGCACTTAAAGAAATCGCTGATGAGCATTGCCAACAAATTGAAAAGGTTAAATTTTTTCAGTTCCTTTTCTTCTCTCAACTTAAAGCTTTAAAAAAGTATTGCCATAATTTAAAGATCTCTATCATAGGAGATCTTCCCATTTACGTTTCTTACGAAAGCACAGACGTGTGGGAAAATAAAGAGCTGTTTAAATTAAATGAAGACGGTATACCGGTAGCAATTTCAGGTGTTCCGCCTGATTACTTCAGCGAAACCGGGCAACTCTGGGGTAACCCTGTATACAACTGGGACAACCTGAGCGCATCCCGCTATGACTGGTGGATACGACGTATGGAGATGCTTTTTCTTCAGTTTGATATCGTACGGATAGATCATTTCAGAGGTCTGGTACAGTACTGGGAAGTACCGGCAGGTGAAGAGACCGCAATCAATGGTAAATGGGTTGATGTTCCCACAAGTGATTTTCTGGATACAATGAAGAGCCATTTTAAAACATTTCCGGTGATTGCTGAAGACCTGGGAATTATAACTCCCGATGTTGTCGAAGTGATGAACAGATACGGTTTCCCGGGGATGAAAATTTTGCAATTTGCGTTTTCTGAAGATACATCTGATAATCCCTATTTGCCTCATAACTATCCAAGGAACAGTTTAGTTTACACCGGCACTCATGACAATAATACCACCGTTGGTTGGATTAAAAACGATCTTGATAAAAAAGGGATGAAGCGGGTGTGTCAGTATATTGGATTTACCCCTCAAGAGGATGATTTACCTGAACACATAATCCGTCTTGCACAATCATCAGTAGCCGATATTGCAGTTGTTCCCGTTCAGGACCTGCTTAAACTTGATGAAAAAGCAAGAATGAATCACCCGGCCTACAAGTTTGGCAACTGGAGATGGCGGGCAACCAGAGAACAGATTGATTCTCTGCCAAAAGACAAATTTGCCCGTATGGTTTCTACTTACGGCAGATAGCTCAGAGAGGTATCTGCTTTTCAATTAGTTTTGAAGTAATTCGTGCGGATTCAAAAATCGTGGGGAGTCCGGAACCCGGATGGGTTCCCCCTCCTACCAAATAACACCTTTTCGCCTCTTCAAAACTATTACGTGGTCTGAAATACAGCATCTGCCTAAGATTATGCCCCAAATTAAACGTGGCTCCAAGAAACACATTGTATCTGGCCTCCCAATCTGCCGGAGTAACGATCTTTTCCTGTACTATATGCTTTTCGATATCAGTCATGGAAGTTCTCTTTTTTATGATTTCAAGCGTTTGCTTCCTAAATTCAGCCTTTTCGTTCTCATCCCATTCTAATAAATCTTTTCTGTTTGAAACTGGCACAAGCACATAGAGTGCAGAATGCCCCTTAGGAGCCAGTGTAGAATCGGTGATACTAGCGTTGCGAACATAAAAAGAGTAATCATTTCCAAGTTTCTGATGTTTCACTATTCTGTCCAGGTTATCTTTATAATCTTTAGAAAAGATAATCTGATGATGTGGTTCGTTATACAATTTATTAAGACCCAGATAGAGCATAAATGTTGAGCAGGAAAAACGTTTTTTGTCTCTTAGTACCGATGGTTTCCATTTTTTCAGAAAACCATCTTCAAAAAGACTTTGCATAGAATAGCCAAAATCGGAACCGATCACCACTGCATCGGCCTGAACACTTTCTCCGTTTTCAAGAACAACTCCACCTACAGTTCTGGTTTTAGTATCGGTTATGATCTTCTTCACCGGAGTAGAGAGTCTTATATCTGCCCCCTCTTCACGTGCAACCTTCTCCATGGCGTGAGAAATACGATGTAATCCACCCTTTACATGATCAATACCATAGGCATATTCTATATACGGTATGATAGAAAAAGCCCCCGGACACTCCCATGGTGACATCCCAAGATACTTTGATTGAAAAGTAAATGCTACTCTTAGGTGCTCATTATTAAAGTATGTGCTAAGAAGAGCATACAGCGATCGAGTTAGTGAAAGATGAGGAATAGCCCTGATAAAATCTTTGGACAAAAATGCAGAGAATTTTGAATAAGGCTTTTGAAGACATGGGTACATATGGTCATAACGGGATGATTCCCGTTTGAAAAACCGGGCTATAGAGTGTTCGTTTCCAGGAAAGAAGTGATTGATCTCTTCCTGTAGTTTTATTTTGTCCTGTGATGTATGCAGGATTACATCAGGAAAGTTTAGCTTATACA
It encodes the following:
- the malQ gene encoding 4-alpha-glucanotransferase, encoding MYTRGSGVLMHITSLPSIHGIGDLGPQAYRFADYLSDVKQKYWQMLPLNAGNPTNGESPYFSSSAFAGNPLLISLELLASEGLLDDKEISPIKCDDESKISFEEVRSFKFPLLDKAYLNWQESKKQKAEFYSFCNDNSHWLDNYALFIIIGEKMGTYTWHKWPRPLRDRESKALKEIADEHCQQIEKVKFFQFLFFSQLKALKKYCHNLKISIIGDLPIYVSYESTDVWENKELFKLNEDGIPVAISGVPPDYFSETGQLWGNPVYNWDNLSASRYDWWIRRMEMLFLQFDIVRIDHFRGLVQYWEVPAGEETAINGKWVDVPTSDFLDTMKSHFKTFPVIAEDLGIITPDVVEVMNRYGFPGMKILQFAFSEDTSDNPYLPHNYPRNSLVYTGTHDNNTTVGWIKNDLDKKGMKRVCQYIGFTPQEDDLPEHIIRLAQSSVADIAVVPVQDLLKLDEKARMNHPAYKFGNWRWRATREQIDSLPKDKFARMVSTYGR
- the crtI gene encoding phytoene desaturase family protein: MGKKHICVIGAGPGGLSAAMLLSYKGYRVTLLEKASRVGGRNSGFELGKYHFDAGPTFLMMSFILKELFHEAGRNIEDYLDLIKLSPMYKLNFPDVILHTSQDKIKLQEEINHFFPGNEHSIARFFKRESSRYDHMYPCLQKPYSKFSAFLSKDFIRAIPHLSLTRSLYALLSTYFNNEHLRVAFTFQSKYLGMSPWECPGAFSIIPYIEYAYGIDHVKGGLHRISHAMEKVAREEGADIRLSTPVKKIITDTKTRTVGGVVLENGESVQADAVVIGSDFGYSMQSLFEDGFLKKWKPSVLRDKKRFSCSTFMLYLGLNKLYNEPHHQIIFSKDYKDNLDRIVKHQKLGNDYSFYVRNASITDSTLAPKGHSALYVLVPVSNRKDLLEWDENEKAEFRKQTLEIIKKRTSMTDIEKHIVQEKIVTPADWEARYNVFLGATFNLGHNLRQMLYFRPRNSFEEAKRCYLVGGGTHPGSGLPTIFESARITSKLIEKQIPL
- a CDS encoding hemerythrin domain-containing protein — its product is MVDDILDQIQSEHKIIQNIFELILEEPIKDQQQQSNLFSVLKKNLLPHIKSEEKLFYPLLTEHSDTKETALEALEEHRVAEMVLKELEQMSPSDERWIAKLTVLSEFVNHHIEEKEDAVFKGARDIIPQEERINMLQSFAESEESMKSTM
- the treS gene encoding maltose alpha-D-glucosyltransferase, whose amino-acid sequence is MPNKTNPLLINDPHWYREAVIYQLHVKAFSDQNGDGIGDFPGLTQKLDYIQSLGVTAIWILPFYPSPLRDDGYDIADYTNVHPSYGTMRDFKIFLKAAHKRGLRVITELVLNHTSDQHEWFKKSRHAPPGSYWRDFYVWSDTAEKYKDARIIFKDFESSNWSWDSTAQAYFWHRFYSHQPDLNYDNPAVHQEMLRVIDFWFDLGVDGMRLDAVPYLYERDGTNCENLPETFEFLKKIRAHIDSRYNDKMLLAEANQWPEDAAKYFGTGDMCHMAFHFPIMPRMFMALQMEDWFPLVDIMEQTKPIPQPCQWAIFLRNHDELTLEMVTDEERDYMYRCYANDPTARINLGIRRRLAPLLRNSRRRIEIMNILLFSMPGTPIVYYGDEIGMGDNHYLGDRNGVRTPMQWNADRNAGFSLANPQRLYLPVIIDPEYHYEALNVETQEQNTSSLLWWMKRVISMRRKYKAFATGETEFIKSDNANVLTFTRKTESETILVIVNLSRFSQAVSLDLTEYTGYVPVDVFSGNRFPAIRDSNYIVTMGFHDYFWFVLEKEEKFEKLGRKYTLPEFTINKCWTELFNGHQAAMIEKHILPSYLQARKTAGCKHLPVLEARITEQFISENGEGKLLLLFILVKYPKGVNNLILLPLSACSADSIESAVQGNTGMIVAKFGGDKSGYIYDCAFDQRLHQLFFKLMTSPRRLQGLNGFITGHNSGERQLKSKIKDLNGAVEVIKTGPNNSSFSYNDMFHFRLYRQLDEGIRPDVEITRFLSQKTGRISPIPSFMGALEYRGDKHYIVIGVLSKYVSNTGTAWSLSLDAAVNFFESIIAQKIHSRQPPPVNYSLLDANPSAAPQHIDDLIGAFSHKVRLMGTRTAELHLALASEKSDPSYCPEPFTFLYQRSLYQSMRTTSRRIITQLRKKLHSLPESLSVHAKIITDNERLILQLFELLLTMRPSSSKTRIHGDYRLDQLLHIGNDFVIKDFAGQAHTALSERRLKRSPLRDVAGVINSFHCVALTALYRSQKMLPVAQDNLHRWADLWTVHMVNLFLDSYLEKIGESSILPSRKDELSRLLKLFLVEKSLTELDRALRSDESELAVAIRAVTTAINTETNVHSLTGS